A region from the Aegilops tauschii subsp. strangulata cultivar AL8/78 chromosome 5, Aet v6.0, whole genome shotgun sequence genome encodes:
- the LOC109780660 gene encoding protein ALTERED PHOSPHATE STARVATION RESPONSE 1 gives MGCCQSRLERQEAVSRCKARRRYTKHLVQARRDMAASHALYLRSLRATGAALLQFATAEADNPHPHPRPTHHQRHQPPPSPPPPPPPPPPPPPPPLSPARTASSWTTTTSSTISASQILPPPPPPPPPPPAPMPSSWDFWDPFAPSSSRSPADAAAEWDDAATSLAESPRAAPPPVVVTAKAAQAQPPAPSVVTTTTSTASELTVVALPRGGGAAGKKDLAEIATDIDEYFLKAADAGARVAALLEAPICELPNANNSLPGRVMSYGKNLKPTGWSWGGGGGGYGKGSSNGFSRFGTGDEGMMGNGGGSGILSHSSTVERLYAWEKKLFLEVKNYEGLKQEHDKKVGLLRKQEVRGVDYLKMEKNRMEMESLESKMLVATQSIDTTTSEIIRLRESELFPQLLELVAGLMSMWRGMYECHQVQTHMVQQLEYLTMSTSPTSNDHRQAALQLEIEVDRWYSAFCSLVKSQRDYVYSLTGWLRLSLFQCLHNPLMKDIQNSDIYSLCEEWQLAIDRIPDKVASEGIKTLLSVIHAVVVQQAEEQKQKKRSDAAFKDFEKKTEELRSLESKYGPYSAEGYGEMTRKTPVAEKRAKVEALRSRADDEKTKHEKSVGVTRAMTLNNLQTGFPNVFQAMTGFASVCMEAFESVYNFKRSSDRALDMKRLLT, from the exons ATGGGCTGCTGCCAGTCGAGGCTGGAGCGCCAGGAGGCGGTGTCGCGCTGCAAGGCGCGCCGCCGCTACACCAAGCACCTCGTGCAGGCGCGCCGGGACATGGCCGCCTCCCACGCGCTCTACCTCCGCTCGCTGCGGGCCACGGGCGCCGCGCTGCTCCAGTTCGCCACCGCCGAGGCCGACAACCCGCACCCGCACCCGCGCCCGACCCACCACCAGCGCCACCAGCCGCCGCCCtccccgcctccgccgccgccccctccgccgccgccgccgcccccgccgctcaGCCCCGCGCGGACCGCCAGCTCCTggaccaccaccacctcctccaccATCAGCGCCTCGCAAATcctgccgccccctccccctccgcccccgccgccgccggccccaaTGCCGTCCAGCTGGGACTTCTGGGACCCCTTCGCGCCCTCCTCCTCCCGCTCccccgccgacgccgccgccgaatGGGACGACGCGGCCACCTCCCTCGCCGAATCcccccgcgccgcgccgccgcccgtcgtcgtCACGGCCAAGGCCGCCCAGGCCCAGCCCCCGGCGCCGTCCGTCGTCACCACCACCACATCCACCGCCAGCGAGCTCACCGTCGTCGCCCTgccccgcggcggcggcgcggccgggAAGAAGGACCTCGCCGAGATCGCCACCGATATCGACGAGTACTTCCTCAAGGCCGCCGACGCCGGCGCCCGCGTCGCCGCGCTGCTCGAGGCCCCAATCTGCGAGCTCCCCAACGCCAACAACAGCCTCCCAG GGAGGGTGATGAGCTACGGCAAGAACCTGAAGCCGACGGGATGGtcgtggggcggcggcggaggagggtaCGGGAAAGGCAGCAGCAATGGCTTCTCCAGGTTCGGGACAGGAGACGAAGGCATGATGGGCAATGGCGGAGGCAGTGGGATCCTCAGCCACTCCTCCACCGTCGAGAGGCTCTACGCCTGGGAGAAGAAGCTGTTTCTTGAGGTCAAG AACTACGAGGGGCTTAAGCAGGAGCATGACAAGAAGGTGGGGCTGCTGAGGAAGCAGGAGGTGAGGGGCGTGGACTACCTCAAGATGGAGAAGAACAGGATGGAGATGGAGAGCCTCGAATCCAAGATGCTGGTGGCCACCCAGTCCATCGACACCACCACCTCCGAGATCATCAGGCTCAGAGAATCCGAGCTGTTCCCTCAGCTACTTGAGCTGGTTGCTGG CTTGATGAGCATGTGGAGGGGCATGTATGAGTGCCATCAGGTACAGACCCACATGGTGCAGCAGCTTGAATACCTGACCATGAGCACCAGCCCAACCTCCAATGACCACCGGCAAGCGGCGCTCCAGCTCGAGATCGAGGTGGACAGGTGGTACTCGGCGTTCTGCAGCCTGGTTAAGTCCCAGAGAGATTATGTCTACTCGCTGACCGGCTGGCTTCGCCTCTCCCTGTTCCAATGCCTTCACAACCCACTCATGAAAGACATACAGAACTCCGACATCTACAGCCTGTGCGAGGAGTGGCAGCTGGCCATCGACCGGATCCCCGACAAGGTGGCCTCGGAAGGGATCAAAACCCTCCTTTCAGTGATCCACGCCGTGGTAGTccagcaggcggaggagcagaagCAGAAGAAGAGGTCAGATGCTGCATTCAAAGACTTTGAGAAGAAGACAGAGGAACTGCGATCCCTGGAGTCCAAATACGGGCCGTACTCTGCTGAAGGCTATGGAGAGATGACGCGGAAGACACCGGTAGCAGAGAAGCGGGCGAAGGTGGAGGCCCTGAGGAGCAGGGCGGACGACGAGAAGACCAAGCACGAGAAGAGCGTCGGGGTGACGAGGGCGATGACCCTGAACAACCTCCAGACAGGGTTCCCCAACGTCTTCCAGGCGATGACGGGCTTCGCCAGCGTCTGCATGGAGGCGTTCGAGTCGGTGTACAACTTCAAGCGGAGCTCGGACCGGGCGCTCGACATGAAGAGGCTGCTGACCTGA
- the LOC109780661 gene encoding synaptotagmin-2, producing the protein MCLLWPKTQQVPIMDPSTASKRPVGILLVKVLGAQNLEKKGLFLLGSKSDPYVKLKMSDDWLPSKRTTVKRSNLNPEWNEDFKFVVKDLENQSLVVNVFHRAQVGKHAKMGMNRVLLKELPPEETQVSTLNLLKTMDPNDVQNEKSRGQITLEVTYKPFKQEEDTEEESMDGTDEVQKAPDNTPAGGGLLFVILHEAQDVEGKHHTNPYAKITFKGEEKKTKVVKKNRDPRWEHEFEFACEEPPTNDKLHVQVLSKAGKIGGILHDKETLGYIDITLADVISNRRINEKYRLIDSKYGQIQIELQWRTS; encoded by the exons ATGTGTCTGCTGTGGCCAAAGACACAACAAGTCCCTATAATGGATCCTTCAAC GGCATCGAAAAGGCCTGTTGGAATTCTACTTGTGAAGGTTTTAGGAGCACAAAATCTGGAAAAGAAGGGCCTGTTCCTGTTGGGTAGCAAATCAGATCCATACGTGAAACTTAAGATGTCGGATGACTGGCTTCCATCCAAGAGAACGACAGTAAAGCGCAGCAATCTCAATCCGGAGTGGAATGAAGATTTCAAATTTGTTGTGAAGGATCTGGAAAACCAGTCGCTGGTTGTTAATGTCTTCCACCGGGCACAG GTTGGTAAACATGCGAAGATGGGCATGAACAGGGTTCTGTTGAAAGAACTTCCCCCGGAGGAGACTCAAGTTTCAACTCTTAACTTACTCAAGACCATGGATCCGAATGATGTACAAAATGAGAAATCTCGTGGTCAGATTACCTTGGAGGTGACATATAAGCCTTTCAAGCAAGAAGAAGACACGGAGGAAGAAAGCATGGATGGTACTGATGAAGTACAGAAAGCCCCAGACAACACTCCAGCTGGTGGTGGGCTGCTTTTCGTCATCCTTCACGAAGCTCAAGATGTTGAAGGGAAGCATCACACAAACCCATACGCAAAGATAACCTTTAAAGGAGAAGAGAAGAAAACAAAG GTTGTCAAGAAGAACAGGGATCCACGTTGGGAGCATGAGTTTGAGTTTGCTTGCGAGGAACCACCTACAAATGATAAGTTGCATGTTCAGGTCCTAAGCAAAGCTGGAAAGATAGGAGGAATATTACATGACAAG GAAACCTTAGGCTACATTGATATAACCCTGGCAGACGTGATCAGCAACAGGCGGATCAATGAAAAGTATCGTCTCATCGACTCAAAATATGGGCAGATTCAAATCGAGTTGCAGTGGAGAACTTCATAG